CCCACGGTGGAGAAGACCGGCTCCGCCCCGCCGAGAAAGGGGGGATTCGTCGCCGCGGCCGCTTCCTTGGTTCCCGGGGGAGGCGGCGCGATCGAATTCCAGATCACATTCGCCGGGATGCCGCCTAGGGAATCCCGGACCTGGGCGGAAGCGGTGATCACCGCGTCGTAGTCGAGGAAGGGGCGGGAGCTCCGTTTGATGTTCTGGACGGTGGCGACACGCTTGATACCCGGCAGGAAACCTCGCAGCGCGCGGACCATGGAGCCCGCCTTGTTCGCATGGGCATGGACGATCTGCGGCTTGGTAGAAAGAATCCTTCTCCGCAGCGCGAGGAGATTGAAGGGATTCAGCCGCCCGCCACCCATTGGATGAGCGATGAAATCCACCGCCGGTTCGAAATACTGGCGCATCGACTCGTCCGCAACGGCGCTGACGGCATGGCCGAGGAGGGCCTGCCGGTTGGCGAGTTCAATGACGTTTTTTTCAAGACCGCCCTTTTCGCCAACACTGGCGAGGACGTGGCAGACACGGATCACGAGGTGGAGTTTCGGATGCGAAGCCGGAACTGGGAAGTGCGAAGTGGCCCGGCGGGGACGCCTCGGCTTGGCGCGCTGTTCCCCATTGCCAGCCCGGCGCGGCCCATCCAGAATCCAAGATCATGTTCCGTCCTTTCCTCGTTTTCGCAGTCGGGGTCTTGTTCGGTTGGGGAGTCATTGGATTCATCGCTCCGCTCCCAAGAACCGGAGATCGCGCCATCGAGGAGATGAAAAAAGTCCGCCCCGGCATGAGCCTGCAGCAGGTGGAGGCAGCCCTCGGCCGGAAGCCCTCCTACCTGAGCAGGCCCGGGGAAACAGTCGGCACCGAAGCCAGCGCGCAATTCCCGGGAGACTACTGGCAGGAGCACGGCCTGCAAA
This portion of the Luteolibacter luteus genome encodes:
- a CDS encoding glycosyltransferase, which produces MIRVCHVLASVGEKGGLEKNVIELANRQALLGHAVSAVADESMRQYFEPAVDFIAHPMGGGRLNPFNLLALRRRILSTKPQIVHAHANKAGSMVRALRGFLPGIKRVATVQNIKRSSRPFLDYDAVITASAQVRDSLGGIPANVIWNSIAPPPPGTKEAAAATNPPFLGGAEPVFSTVGRLVEAKGMDLLLEAMAQVPGFKLWLVGEGIQRPLLEQLLDRHQLRDRVWMAGHRDDAVGLMGCSDLFIVASRNEGGPYTLAEALHMRVPSISTKVGFAPEFLPKEALMETHSVPELVRGLKMALAEPADLRARLEPSFALVATEVTLDAMTAKVIALYEKVLRA